GCTTGAGGACATGGGTTGCAAAGCATCAATTACTTCCTGGTGATTTCTGCTCTGGGAGTCATGTTCCCTCAGGAAACAGAGATCCATTAATTTAGCTGGTCCATGGGAACCTGCCACAGGAAAGCTGCCGCTGCttggaaggagaaggaataaaTGCTGCCTTTCCAgcatgaataattttctgttctaaaaCAACAACATTTGATACAGAGGTAATTTGGATTATAAGCAAGGTGCACCCTAACTAGGAGAAAATACTTGTTTGATGCAAGATACTGCTGCTTGCAGGAACAGGGCCCTAACTGGTaaggctggagagctgcaatTTAAGCATAAACTACTTTTAATACTTCAAAACAAGTGCCCAGCCTTAGGGATTGACAGTACCGGTCTAAATTCTATGGATCTTAGATCCTTAGTGATGGGGTTTTAATGTAAAATCAAAGCTTAAGATCATTCATATCCCACATAGTATTTACCTCAAAAGATTTATACTTAATTAATTTACAagtttgctatttttaaatgcatttgaagCATCCTTTGGAAACTGTAAATCATGATgaacaaaatcccccaaaccaaaGAGAGCAAAATAGGTAGGGAACAAGGACAGAGGGAGGCAAGCAGCAAAGTGTAAGACTTTAACAAACCTGGAATAAACCTGGTGCGTAATTCTGCTGTAGAGAGATTAATCCAAGCTTTTCTGAGAGATCTCAAGCCCTGGCTACACTGTTCAAAGTCAGTGCATTTACCCAGGAATatcctgccagtgctgggaatACTTCACAGCTGCAAGACTTCTGAAAAGCCTGTCAcatcccagccagggctccACCAGCACAGACACAATTCTACTGACAAAATAAACTGAGAACATCCTTATTCTTGGCCttcttattcttttttccttgctgaaggAATTGTCCCTGGAGAATGTAGACAGCATTGGAAATTAAGCAGAGCCATGTACATGCACTAATGGAGACACAAACCTTTCAGACTAAGGACCATCTTCTCTCCCAGCTTTTGCTTATAACAGTttgaacattttccttttcattttctgaggaaaaaatattttgcagctaAGGAAATTGCCTCTTCAACATGAAACCAAAgtcaagtatttaattttatttcttttgtgtaTGTTAAAGTGGTACTTTGAAATTTGATTTATTAATGTCATTCAGATAGGGACAGGGGGCTCATGGGTGACAACAGAGTGATGTCCCCCAAAACACTGGTGTACCCTTGCTGCAAATGCCACCCTTGCCTGTTTGTTGGCACAGAAATGGGTAGCAAAACTTCCTCTTCTGCAATTTGCACAAGCAATGGCTTTGCTCTGGTTGCTCCTATTTCTGCCTCCTGCAATTCTGTGCCAAGCAGTGCCCCTTAGACCtagcagctccaggagagtgCAAATGCTGTACTCAGAGCCTGGCTTAAACCTTCCAAAGCTGTGCTTTAAACTTGGCTGACCTccccctgtgcagccccagctaCTTTGATGCTGTGTGAGCTCACACCAAGGACGTGTGATGGGCTCAAGCACAGAGAGGCAAAGCAGAACAGATGTGCACTGAGTACCAGATTTTTCAGTGCCATGATTAATGGCACACCATGAACCATCCCTGAAACATTCCGCTCTGAGCACAGGCTCggcacaaaacaaagcacagggCCTGATTTTGATGCTGGAGATTTATTGAAAGCTTTGGGCTCTTTCCACTGAAATCTGactcccagcacctctgctcctGAAAGGGATGATGGGTGCTGTGATGGCAATTAGCACCCCAAGCTCAGGCAGCCTTCAGGGAATATTCCTCTCAAACAAGGAGGGGCTGCAACCCACAGTCGGTCACAGCCTCTACACCTTGTTTTTCAAGTGGTTGAAGTATGATTCTATGAAGGCTCAAGTTGTTTGCTCCACAGAAGTAATTTCCTAATGATTCCTTGTGCTCAAAGAAACGACATTCCTCTGTGGAATggtgcacagagcacagacaggtCCTGGGATACAGACACCTGCAATAATGGCCAAGCTTCAGACCATGCTTTATGTTTTCAGTCTCTGAAGTCGAGCGATGCCTTAAGGCCACACATACCAATTCATTTTGATCAGAATTTGACACATTTTCAGATTATGAAAAGctataaaaatgtataaaaattcttatttcagAAAGCAGGTCTCTGAGCTAAAGCCAGCCTCTTGATGCATTTTACAACTCTCAGGTTGCTTGACTTGAGCAGACAGATTAGGTTTCACATCTGGAATTGTGAAAATATCATAGAATTagagagtggtttgggttggaagggaccttaacgTTGATCATTAGGTGGTCCTAAAGTACTCCTGCCATAGGGGAGGTGGAACTAGGTATACCTGGATATGTCTTGTCTGTAACAAAGAACTGAAGCAGATACATTGACCAGcacctccccctgccctccttctCCCCCCACAGCCTTAACAGTCTTGGAATTTCCAGTCTGGGATTATCTCAGGACACGAATCTGTAAGACCAGGTCCATTTAACCCAAGTTTACATATGGTGCAGGACAtccttttccagcattttttttctgtttttttttcattttccttaggATGTGACTGcagttttccttcatttttttcagggGCTGCAGTTCTGAATAGCTGAGATTCAGATTCCCAGGCAAATCCAGGGAAACATGCTGAGTTCCACAAAGAGGATACCCCCAGGCAGGCATGAGAGAGGCAAATATCAGTCTGGATTTTAATCATGCTGCTAAGCAGGCAATGAGACACTGACAAAGTTGAAAGGATAcccaggagaaggaagggaagagcacAGCAAACATGGGCAGTGATTCAGCAGGAGTCccaaacagaacaaatatttGCAGGGCAGCTGAGTGCCTGCCTTGTGTCACTGCAAGTGCAGGAGTTGCCTGTACTCTTTTCTCACATCAGTGACATTTatcagctcagcccagcctcctCAGAGTCCAGGCAGGTTTAAATGCTGCTTGACAGTCTCCCCCTGGgtgcctctgctcctggcagtgtCCTGAAGAACATGAGGGTATTTACAGCGTGGCTGAGGGCTGGGTGTGATCCAGGACCATGTCTGGTGCTGGCTCTTGCTGTAACCCCAAATCAGTGGCTCTGGACTGGGAGCTCTGCTTTCTgagggtcacagcctctcatgTGCTTGGGTTTTAAAGGAGTAAAGGAGGAAGTTTTTCCTTTCAAGTGATGTTTGTGTGTGAAATCCCTCTTTTTTGGGAGGAACGTAAGATAGGGAATCTGCTGAGCACCTAGAAAGCAGCTGTAAGAGAGTCTGGTACTGGAGCACTGTCCAAAGTCAGGGCAGGCAGATGAAGGAGGGACATGCACAGCTGTCACCAAGCTGCTGCCTGAGTTTCCAGGCACtaattcagagaagaaaagctgcaCAAACTCTGACTGCACATCCCCTTGGCAAAAACGAATCCCTCTGAGGTAGGAGGGGTTAGCATGATCCAAATCATGCACACAAGGGCAAAGGAGGCAGCTGTGAGAGGCAGGGCTTGCTGGGTAGGGgtgacagccccagcagggccagcaaaCGGAGCCAGGAGGGGCAGACACAGGGGTGTCCCTATGTGTGGCACTGCCACTGATTCAATcccacacagcaaacacagccaggcacaTAAAGGAGGAGTTAGGGAGAAGCCAGGGAAAGCCTCCCAGCAATAAACACTGTCAATCAGAGCCCAGCatggaaaaggcagggaaatggCTACACTTCCAGTGTCACAGCACTCTGGGGATAAATGTTGCAGTTCCTTGGGGATAAATGAATTATGTGCAATTATGTGACTGGATTTGAAGTCAAGGctttgctattattattattatgggAAGCTTTGAAAGACTCTTGCATTTGAAATAAAGGTAGCCCTTCCACAGAAAGAGATGCATTACTCTACACTGCCATATTAGTCTATTTAAATTGCTCTGTATGGTTCTCTTTACCATAAATAACAATACCTTCCATCATCCCTTCTTGTGAAATCAAAATGCTCCTTCAAATTGTTCCCAAGGAGAGTCATCTGATTTGCTTACTTAGTTTATGATTCTTCTAGGACCAGACACTCACAAGTACTCCAAGCTTCATATGATGGGAAAATATTCACCTGCTACAGCTAACTTCTTCCAAAACTTGAAGCTCTGTGGTTTTGGCAGACTTCTCTGTAATACAAAACTTCTTACACTCTTTAATAGAAAACAGTACCAGCTCCAGGCaaagttagaaaataaaatgagacaACATCTGTTCACCCAGAAGAATCTCAGTGCTTTCACAGATGAGGTTCTGCAAATGTAACATTTCATTTCACTCTCTGAGCTCAGTTCCCTGAGTGCCATCagtctctgctccctgctcctgcccaagGATGTCTTCATCACCTGCAGATCTgtccagcacacacacacacaaagactCCTCTCAAATTTTGTGCCACCTGGACAAACTGCCAAGATGCCCTCACCTCACAACAGCAAGGAGTTGGTATTGATGACAGTAGTCAAGCAAAAGCTGTCCAGATTTTCTTTATTGTCTAATTATTAAAGCAGAAGAAGAGTTTTAGGGTGCCTAAATAGAAATCATTATCATTCTGACTGGAAATAACCTACTATAGGCACCTTCTGTTGTGGCTTAGTGTTTCCTTCCCAGGGCATTTTTTTCTACACTTAATGGAGCTGATCCTGTATCaattagaaatatttccatatttcccTCCTGTTCTTGGATTATTGATTTGGACCTGTTTGGTCCATCTTGTTCTATCTCACACAGTGAATGATAACCTGAGAAACTATTGAAAAGACCAGGGCACTGTTTCCTCAAACAATAAAACAGATCAACTGTTTCCAGTGTAAGATAACCTAAAGCATAACTTTTTAGACAAATTGACACTGATGAAGTAAATAAATAGAGAGAATGATGCTAGAGGCCTCAGTCTTCATTTTTACAGGAGAATTGGACTGAAACAAACCTCTCTGCACTCCAGCCAAAAGGATTCCTACTCATTAACACATAGAGATGCTGATGGATAATTAATTTGGGAGACAGACCACGTATATGAGAAGCATCTGGTATTTTATGACTTCCTTCACTGACCTAAGTAATTACTGTGCTGATGACTAATGCAGCAACATAAACCCTCTGTGAACATTGCTATGATGAAGTTTATTTCAATTCTAAATgacctttctttttgtttgttacACTGGGATCAAAAACATGCTTGTTAGGTTGTTCTATTCCCTCCAATgctatgaaagagaaaaagaatatgGAGACTTTATTAAAGAATCAATTTCTAAGCCACCTCCAATGCAGTATAGAAAACAGAGCCAACTTGTATTTGGCAAGAACAATTCATGTCAAACCAATCCACCTTCCTTTTCTGACAGGGCAAATGGCTCAATGGATGAAAGAAGTAGTAGATGTGAAATTTTTACTGCAGTAACATTTTCATGGGTGGTATTTTTATAAACAATACTTAGAAATCATAGGACTATATCAGAATATATGGCTGGTGCCACCTTGTGCTAGAGCAAAacctagggggaaaaaagggagttTAGGGAATAGAAGTTAATGATTTGTCCTCTGGGAATAACTCCCTGGGCACTGCATAAAAAGGGGACTTGCCTGATTTCCTAAACTCCCCTGTAATcaggcactgggaatggcacacTTTTAATGTAACATCAATGATAAATAGACAATTGCTTGTGATGTCTTCTTCCTCTGAAATGAATTGAACTCAAGCTTTTCACTAAGCAATTTATTGAAATTTTACCTTTAAAGTTGAGCTGACTCACTAACTtgacaggaattaaaaaaaaaaaactgacaGATAATCCAGACAGAAACCTGACACATTCATCAGAGCAGGAAGATTAGGATGGGCACCTGAAGACAAGAACTATGAACCATTTGGTCAACTAGCTGGTTTAGGAACTATatgatgggacagggacatttcAAACCCTAGCAGAGAAACCTGTGCACTCAGAAAAAGTTCATGATTAAGTCATACAGGATTGCAGGAATATGATTCTGGAATATTAAATCAGGAATAGGGGATTATAATTACAATTCAGGACAATGTTGAATCACTAGCAGATACTTAAACACTTTCTTGACTAAATGCAAACTGTGTTGTTTCCTGCACTAGGGATTAGAATTTAAGGTCATGGTTGGGATTCCAGATCTAAGTGATAGCAAGTAGGTCCCAGATGAAGGTCTAGAAAAGGAATTTAGATGCTAAAAGATCTTTGAAAATCTGAACCTAAAAGAAGAAATCATTTCCTCTATAAATATGAAACAATAAACAGTGTGTAAAGCCCATAGATTGGACTCGTTGaacatttcttcctctctggaAGAAATCTGACTTTAGCTGGAGGAAACCTGTGGCTCACCAAGCCAGTTAAGGTCGATTCTCAGGAGAGATATCTGCAATTGTCAATGCTTTCTGCAGAATATCCAAATCCCCACCATTCCTCTCTACCACTACCATGCAGCATTAGTTCTTGCCAAATACAGACCCTGCTCACAAACTCTGTGTGGCACCTGGCAAGGGAGAATACTGCTCACTGGAGTGGTGACTGAAACACAGCCTGCCTTAAACAACAAACAGTACAGGTGACAGCAACTGAAACACAGCCTGATTTAATCAACGGGACAAGTGACAGCCTTGCCAAGTAACAGTCAGAGCCCTGCAGGTTCTCAGCTGTCCCTCCCTCTCCACACCTCAGCCAacccttttcccctcaccaaGCACTCCCAGCACCTCAGCCGAGCTGCACCCATGGATGTGGGCTCCTGCACATCAGGAGAAAGCGATTCTGTCTGAGCAGGAGGAGTTTGTGCTGCCTGAGCACCAGTGTGACCGAGCGGAGGGAGTGGGACAAGCTGGGACAGCCAAGGCtgtgtggggcagagctgctgctgaacattTCCCCACCCTAACACACAGCTCTACACGGCTTATTCACCATTTTCTGCCACTTTGGGCACCTCTGTGCCACTCTGGGAGCACGAGGGGTGATGGGATTCCATGTGTTATGGAACATGACCACAGACATGCAAGTCCCAGTTATCATTATGCATCCCTAAGTTAAACTGTTTACACCACGAGCCGTTTGGCATGgatggggagctgcaggtgcttcATGGCCAACAGAGAACCGCAAAGGGTGGAAGCTGGTCTGGGCCTCTGTTAAATCTGCCACAGGGCTAATAATGGGGTGCAGTTCCCAAATGGTCAGTCCAGCACCATTCCTGAGCTTGACACTCATTTTAAATTAGCATGCAACTTCAAAATAAGTATTACAAATGAAGGTTATCTTACAAGGAACATAGAATTTACATTTCTAAACTCACACTCTTTGTTTTGATGTAACCCATCAAGTTCCTGCTCTGCAAGGCCAGTGGACACTGCTTATTGCCTTTAACCAGTTTCAAGGAGATTTTTTGGATCCTTCATTGGAAAAGCAATTTGATAGGACAAGAACTCATCTTAAATCTTTGGTGCTCATGCCTAGGAGAAGGTGACAGACCTGACGAGTTTTCTGGTCCCTTTTAGCACCAGGAGTTGTATCATTCACCCAGAGACTCCTGAGAGTCATCTTGAACATTATGTGCCCTCACAGTGTGTTTTAAATCCTGTagatatttaaagaaatgcttttattttctttgatctTCTGCAAGCATGCAAGTATTAACATACACAATGTTCACAAAAAGACACTGGATCAAATGGTTACTTTTAGAATTTCCTCACTATATCAAATACAATAGCTATGATGCCACAGACAACTCACTATGAATTCttcttcaaagaaaacagaggaagtGTGAGTTTAGGAAGAGGCAAGGTCTTCAGAAGATgcaatttattaaaatactaGATTTAGTAgtgtaaatagaaaaatatataaaaatactggttttgctttgggtCAGTGAAAATATAAACTAGATTTTATTCCATAGGTCAATCTGAAACTTGGGCAGAAATGCCTAACACTTAATAAGTGAGTCCAACTTTTCTGagacaaaaaacaacaaaagcagtAGACTATTAAATTCATGACCAACTTTCTGACTTCTGGAAACATTTGTTTATGCTATTACAAAAGTGAGGTTTAATTGCataatgttttttgtttgagaTTCCCACTGTATTATTTGGTGAGTTTAGGAACATTTCagcttctctcttcttttaccTATTCTGTCAGTGAAGAAGCAAGGAAGTCACAGCAAGTTTGAAACCACTGGCCAGAAATTGTCCTTGTGTGCTTTTCCCCAATTCCTAGGACACGTTGAAGAGCTTCTTTATGAAATGGAGTGTCGGCCAGCTGATTACAGCTGGCTTGGGATGGGATCTAAGCACCaggaaatgcagtgaaaaaaacaagtgtgctagaaatgctttctgaagcACTGTTAGAAATTTGTTTGGGGGCTTTCTTGAAGCATTCCCATGCTGAGCTCTGTTGCTGTGTGTCTGAGGAGTAACTTCAGCTCTCTGTAGATCTGCACCCTTACTTTGGCCTGGAAGGCTCCCAGATCTCCTACAGACCCCAACCAAGAAAATGGACAAGCAGCTTCTCATTTCCCTCTGGCTACATTTGACAAGGTGTTTTGGAGACACTTAATAAACCACAAGCAGACATTCTCAAACTGCCTTGTGTCCCAGGACTGTGATTTTACAGGCACTTTCGGACAAGCACTGACTTACCTGTAGTGCTGCAGTTGTGATTCCAGATGCTGAATGTATCCTTGCAGATGTGGCACCTCGTTAGCTctcacctccagctccttcacTTTGCCAAGACTCGTCAGGACAGTGTGTCTGGCCTCCTCCACCTTCCTCCtcatctctgcctgctccctcttCAGGTTACGGTTGCAATCCTCCAGGCTGACCAGAGCttcctgagagctctgcagctccttctccagctcctgatTAAACCTGATGGCTTCTTCAAGCTGCCcgtccctggagctgcagatgaGCTCCTTTTCCTTCAGGACACTTTGGAGGCACTTGGTCTGGGAGTGCTTCTGTGCTAATGGTCTCTTACTCCCTAAGAAGCACGATCCTTCTTCCTTATGGCTGGCATGGCTCTTCCGCAGTCCCACCTGCAGTGACCAGGAGCACAAAGCAGGGAGAAATTGATGTCTTTTCATTAACACTGAAAGTAGTTGCATTGTGctttgttgggctttttttaactCACATCTAGTTTATCAGCAAGTAAAGCTACTTGACCTTTGCCAAATACAGAGACAGGAAACAATCTCCGGAAAGTAGTTTTGAATACCTAGctatacatttaattttcaaactaCTCACTGTTACGTTATTGCACAAGTTCCTGCATAACTTTTAATGTCATTACTATGGTCTGTACTCAGGAGTCAAGTAGTGTGCTGAAAAAGCTATTTCCAATGAAGCTCTGTTCAGAGCACCTGGGGGTGTTCTGGAGCTGGCCTCTTTGTCCTTTTGATTCTTCCTGGGAACCTCTGACTGGTGACTTCATGTTTGCTGCCgatttcctctcccttttttaaGGTGAAAATGGTCAAAGTGTCTTTGACCTGCCTTGCTAGACATTGTGAAGAGGAACAGTCATCTACTACAAGTGGAAGTGTCACAGGTGGAGCAGAGTTCTGTGAGTGCTGTGTTAGGACCAAATCAGACCTCCTCAGACCTGCCAGAACAATTGGTCCATGCTGCCTTTCACTGCTCTGCCCATTCCACATTATTTCATGCCAGAGTAATTGAACTGCTGTTAAGTGTGGATGTGTTTTGCTGGAGCCAGTTCAGCAGAACCAGCAGAGACCAGTCCCAGAATTAAtggggctctgcagagaagcCCCAGACTATTCATCAGCCTGCCCGCAGAACTGGCTCCAACTCCTTGTGACCACACTCTGAAGAAAACACACTTCTAATATTTCTGAGGCACTTATGACTGAGGCACTGCATGCGCTTGTGCAGGTAAGAATCCAAAAGCTCTTCCTTACCTCAGGAAAAACCCTGCAGTGGTGCATACCCAGCATCTGATATCAGCAcatcctggctgcaggagaagcagcagcatcgTACCCGTGGGTTTGTTAAGCTGAACTCCCCTACACTTTGAACAGTGCTCATCACAAATCTATTTAACGGCACACCGGTCCCATGCATTTCTCCTAAAAGCCTCCCTGTAAGTCAACTTTGCTAAAAAGTTAATGCCGAGCATGAACGAGCAACGTGACTGTCAGTCTGGAGGTGGAGGGATAGAAACACTGACTTTCCGAGAGCAGCATCTCTCCTGAACGCTCGGGGCCCCCCGAGCCGCCCCCGGCCTCACCTGCAGCGCCAGGCACCGCGCATCGCTGCTCTGCAGGGCGGCCCGCATGTCCTCCACCAGCTCCCGCAGGCTGCcgttctcctcctgcagcttggCGAGACGCTCCTCGGCCTGCTCCAGCGCCACCATCTCCTCGGAGCGCTCTCGGCAGCAGGGCCCCGGCGGCCGCCGCTCGGGctcggcggggcgggcgcggcagcggcggcggcgggggctgcgCAGGCGGATCTGGGTCTCGATGTGCTCGCTCTCCCGGCCGAGcggcagccgcggccccgcgcgggTGCTGAAGTGGCCGCAGAGCCGCGCGTGGAACTGGCGGAAGGTGAGCTCGGCCGAGAGCCCGTCCCACAGCCCCGCGCCCTCCTCGGGCTCCGCcgcctcctccagccccagcacctggcacagcGTGCGGAAGTCTTCGCTGGGGATGCGGCCCGCCCCGGCGCAGTCCAGGTGGTGGAAGATCTCCTGCAGGTACTGATCCAGGCCGGTGGCCAGCACGACGATCTCGTTCTCCACGCCGCGGTCCAGCCCGTAGTGGTAGGCCAGGGCGCTGACCAGCCACTGCGTGCGCCGGGCCGGCCGCCCGTAGGGGTCCCAGCCCTCAGGCGGCTCCAtcgcgcccgcccggcccgcggcactgcccgAGCATCCTGAGCGCCGCCCGCCCGAGCGCTCGGCCCCGgcccgcggcggggcgggacgggcggggcggggcgggacgggcggggcgggcggggcggggcggggccgcggccgctcCAGCGCCGCGCACGGAGCGCCCCGCTCGCCCCGCACGGAGCCGCGTCCGCCTTTgtgcggcaggagcagggactcGGGCAAAGCGGGCAGGTGCCACCCTGCTCCGTCTGTCTGCCAAGCCTCAGCCCCAACTGCGCTTCTGATTTCTTCGCGAATTTCTCCTTGCTTTCTCTCGAACACAGGCAAGATAATAGCATCGCGCAATCCAGTTTGACAAGTAAGGCTTGTGAACGAGTGAGTGCTTCCACTAAATTAGAAACCCCATGTGCTTGAATGCCGACCTTGTGTTCGCTCAGGCTTCCTCACCTCTGTAGATGAGGTGACTTGCTGGTGTTGGTATGTGGGTGTTAAGAGGTCTGTGTTAGACATGAGTAAGTGTTGAACTCGTTCAAACGAGCTGCCCGAAGCATTGATTTCAGTCTCTCCTTGGCTGGGGAGTAGGACCGGCGTTGTTGAACGCAGGCAGCAGCACGAGCAGGGttcctccagcagccagggacacgCCAGGAGCCAGAGGGGACCATGGCACCAGAGGGGACCGTGGCACCAGCCGTGCCCGAGGTCTGAACAGACTGCCAAAGTCAGGTGGTGCTAACAGGCTGCGTTAACAACCCAGGCAGGGTGTGGTGAGGAGCCAGGTCTGGGGGCCATCCAAGGCGTCCTGTCAAGAGCAAATCATTCTAATATTCTCTCTAGGACAAAAATGGAGCAAACCAGTGCTGCTTACATGTGAGGAAAGAGAATGCGAGGtcatttaaaatgctgcttaaTACAGGGCTGGATTTCTCGTGAGTGAACTGGTGCTAATAACTATTTGCTCACATATAGTGGGGTTTCTCTGCAAATAGGCCTTGATGGGAAATTTCTGACCACCTTTGGTTTTGCTCTTTAGGATAAATTGAGCGCCTGAGTAGCTTTGTTGAGGAATGGAGAATTGTTTGTAGCTCAGTATTTTCTCAGGAGGAGCCTTAGATTTTAACACAGGAGGCAGGAAAGGCAAAGGTTTAAAAGCCTTCCCCTCCTGAAGTGACACACTTTGGGAGGATTCTGTGAGAAGTCCCCCCAGCCACTGCCAGAGCTGTTTGCCTCTTCTGCAGGCTCAGTATTCTGGAAGTTCCACAAGCCTCAGCTGCCACTGTATTTTCCTATGAATATTTCTTTCAGTACACAGGGAGAATATTTTGTGCTAGATTCTCCTCTGGGCTTTGAGGTCAATCTCAGTACTAGCAGTGATTTTTATGTCCAGATGTACTTTTTCTAGATagtaaagaaaagggaagaggtACCATGGAAAATGAATTGCTCAAAATGTGAATGGCCAACCACACTAAAAATGAATTCTGAACTGaagctttttttcatttttttcccccgaTAGGTGGGGTA
This genomic interval from Catharus ustulatus isolate bCatUst1 chromosome 13, bCatUst1.pri.v2, whole genome shotgun sequence contains the following:
- the EFCC1 gene encoding EF-hand and coiled-coil domain-containing protein 1 isoform X3 codes for the protein MEPPEGWDPYGRPARRTQWLVSALAYHYGLDRGVENEIVVLATGLDQYLQEIFHHLDCAGAGRIPSEDFRTLCQVLGLEEAAEPEEGAGLWDGLSAELTFRQFHARLCGHFSTRAGPRLPLGRESEHIETQIRLRSPRRRRCRARPAEPERRPPGPCCRERSEEMVALEQAEERLAKLQEENGSLRELVEDMRAALQSSDARCLALQVGLRKSHASHKEEGSCFLGSKRPLAQKHSQTKCLQSVLKEKELICSSRDGQLEEAIRFNQELEKELQSSQEALVSLEDCNRNLKREQAEMRRKVEEARHTVLTSLGKVKELEVRANEVPHLQGYIQHLESQLQHYRCDERTRGKLLSYLETSSTNGKDPGESLERISPVAEQPELKGLQETKSETNMEEVKGPLLEELQQKVEETEMLKMELQMLETERVRLSLVEEKLMDVLKLLQKLQDLNISKRALGKILLSTLESCRDPQPGKAQLFEVLDTLQQELTACELLHKQPMEQAQSPRSLSNPLVISC
- the EFCC1 gene encoding EF-hand and coiled-coil domain-containing protein 1 isoform X2, whose amino-acid sequence is MEPPEGWDPYGRPARRTQWLVSALAYHYGLDRGVENEIVVLATGLDQYLQEIFHHLDCAGAGRIPSEDFRTLCQVLGLEEAAEPEEGAGLWDGLSAELTFRQFHARLCGHFSTRAGPRLPLGRESEHIETQIRLRSPRRRRCRARPAEPERRPPGPCCRERSEEMVALEQAEERLAKLQEENGSLRELVEDMRAALQSSDARCLALQVGLRKSHASHKEEGSCFLGSKRPLAQKHSQTKCLQSVLKEKELICSSRDGQLEEAIRFNQELEKELQSSQEALVSLEDCNRNLKREQAEMRRKVEEARHTVLTSLGKVKELEVRANEVPHLQGYIQHLESQLQHYRSAVERSQLAQQSSPKQQEGAAEPRGTHSVAMAPRDQRSLAGIAGHEEQLSHSVEGQAASDKEDEQCPGDRTPWPDHGKEVLAKLPCCGSGCDERTRGKLLSYLETSSTNGKDPGESLERISPVAEQPELKGLQETKSETNMEEVKGPLLEELQQKVEETEMLKMELQMLETERVRLSLVEEKLMDVLKLLQKLQDLNISKRALGKILLSTLESCRDPQPGKAQLFEVLDTLQQELTACELLHKQPMEQAQSPRSLSNPLVISC
- the EFCC1 gene encoding EF-hand and coiled-coil domain-containing protein 1 isoform X1, encoding MEPPEGWDPYGRPARRTQWLVSALAYHYGLDRGVENEIVVLATGLDQYLQEIFHHLDCAGAGRIPSEDFRTLCQVLGLEEAAEPEEGAGLWDGLSAELTFRQFHARLCGHFSTRAGPRLPLGRESEHIETQIRLRSPRRRRCRARPAEPERRPPGPCCRERSEEMVALEQAEERLAKLQEENGSLRELVEDMRAALQSSDARCLALQVGLRKSHASHKEEGSCFLGSKRPLAQKHSQTKCLQSVLKEKELICSSRDGQLEEAIRFNQELEKELQSSQEALVSLEDCNRNLKREQAEMRRKVEEARHTVLTSLGKVKELEVRANEVPHLQGYIQHLESQLQHYRSAVERSQLAQQSSPKQQEGAAEPRGTHSVAMAPRDQRSLAGIAGHAEEQLSHSVEGQAASDKEDEQCPGDRTPWPDHGKEVLAKLPCCGSGCDERTRGKLLSYLETSSTNGKDPGESLERISPVAEQPELKGLQETKSETNMEEVKGPLLEELQQKVEETEMLKMELQMLETERVRLSLVEEKLMDVLKLLQKLQDLNISKRALGKILLSTLESCRDPQPGKAQLFEVLDTLQQELTACELLHKQPMEQAQSPRSLSNPLVISC